One genomic region from Bubalus bubalis isolate 160015118507 breed Murrah chromosome 24, NDDB_SH_1, whole genome shotgun sequence encodes:
- the LOC102397143 gene encoding apoptosis-associated speck-like protein containing a CARD gives MGCTRDAILDALENLTADEFKKFKMKLLSVPLREGYGRIPRGTLLPLDAVDLTDKLVSYYLEAYGAELTALVLRDMGMQEVAEQLQETMSKGPRNVLAEVRAPLQKTAKPGLHFVDQHRAALIARVTVVDGVLDALYGKVLTEEQYQAVRAERTSSDKMRKLFSFAPAWNMTCKDLLLQALRDTQPYLVDDLEQS, from the exons ATGGGGTGCACACGCGATGCCATCCTGGATGCGCTAGAGAACCTGACAGCGGACGAGTTCAAAAAGTTCAAGATGAAGCTGCTTTCAGTGCCGCTGCGGGAAGGCTATGGACGCATCCCCCGGGGGACCCTGCTGCCACTGGACGCCGTGGACCTCACCGACAAGCTCGTCAGCTACTATCTGGAGGCGTACGGTGCCGAGCTCACGGCGCTTGTGCTTCGCGACATGGGCATGCAGGAAGTGGCGGAGCAGCTGCAGGAGACCATGAGCAAGG GCCCTAGAAACGTGCTAGCCGAGGTCAGGGCCCCTCTCCAGAAGACAGCCAAGCCAG GACTGCACTTTGTGGACCAGCATCGGGCGGCCCTCATCGCACGGGTCACAGTCGTGGATGGGGTGCTGGATGCCCTGTATGGGAAGGTCCTGACAGAGGAGCAGTACCAGGCAGTGCGGGCGGAACGCACTAGTTCAGACAAGATGAGGAAGCTCTTCAGCTTTGCTCCAGCCTGGAACATGACCTGCAAGGATCTGCTCCTCCAGGCGCTGAGGGACACCCAGCCCTACCTGGTGGACGACCTGGAGCAGAGCTGA